The DNA window CTCCGGCTCCAGCACCCCGGTCAGGTCGGTGGCCCAGCGCCGGAACAGCGGGCGGTCGGCCGCCGGCACCCCGAGCAGCGCGCAGATCACCCCCACCGGCAACGGGTACGCGAACTCGGCCATGAAATCGACCGGCGCGCCGTCCCGGCCTCGGGCCAGCATCCCGTCGATCAGCCGGTCGGCCTGCGCCTCGACCACGTCCCGCATGACGGCGATCCGGCGCGGCGTGAAGGCGCCGGCCGCCAGCCGGCGCATCCGGCTGTGGTCGGGCGGGTTGGTGCGCAGCATCGACCGGGAGATCGACAGGACCGCGGGACTCTCCCGCCACCCCGGCAGGAACTGGTCGCGCAGGTCGTCGTCCATCACCCCGAACCGGGCGTCGCGGAGGATCGCGTCGGCCTCGGTGTAGCCGGTCACCACGTAGAAGACCGGCCCGGCCTGGACCACCGTGCCGTGCGCGCGCAGCCGCTCGTACGTCGGGTACGGGTCGACCCGCCCCGAGGGTGACATCAGCAGCGCGAGGGCGTCAGCAGGATCCACGGTCGGCCTCCCCAGGCATCGGAGGCCTTCATCATGCTCCGGTCCGCCGGATCGGGCGATCCCCTCGCCGCGCCCGCGGCCGGTCAGGCGCCGGTGCCCGGCTCCCCGGCCAGCACCGCGTCCCCGCCCAGCAGGGCGTGCTCGGGCAGCGGCAGCGTGAGACCGTGGGCGGCCTCCCAGTCGTGGATCAGGCTGGGCCGGGCCTGGGCGGTGAAGAAGTCGACCGCGCTCAGCCCGCCGACCACCGGCTCGTCGACCTCGGCGACCAGCCGGGCGGGGACCAGCGGGAAGCCGCTCTGCAGGGCGGCGCTGAGCCGGCGGTGGCCGTCGACCACGAAGAAGTACTCGCCGGTGTAGCCGATGGTCAGCGGCTCCAGGGCCTCGTCGCCGGACCCGGCCACCTCGCCGACGAACTCCGAGTCCCACAACCCGCGCAGGGTGGCGATGTCCTCGGTCGGGTAGACCCGGGCCGGGTCGAGCAGCAACAGCGGCTGGCCGTCGCGCAGCACGTCCGCGCCGAGCCGGCCCTCGTAGACGTCGATCACGTGCTGGATCACCTGCTCGGGGGTGGCCCGGGTGGTGTCGCAGACCAGGTCGTAGTTGCGCAGGCGGGCCTTGTCGACGCCGTAGCGCACGATGAACCGGTTGCGCTCGCTCTCGCTGCGCTCGCGGAGCTTGGCCTTGGCCTCCTCCATCGAGGTGTAGCTCTCCGCCGGGCCGGACGGGCGGGCCAGCACCCGCCGGGCCGCCTCGGTCGGCTCGGTGATCATGTGCACCTTGAGCGCGTCGGTGAAGAAGTGCCAGGCCAGCCGGGAGTCCATGACGAGGCTCTCGCCGGAGGCGGCGATGTCCCGCTGGAGCTGGTCGACGTAGCCGTCGACGGCCTGGTCCAGCTCCGCGTGCAGGTTGAGCTGGAGGGCGGTCATCTGCCGCTCCTGGGCCATCTGGCGGTAGAGGTCGCCGACGCTGACCCGGCGCAGCCCCAGCCGCTTGGCGATCTCGACGGAAACGGTGCTCTTGCCGCTGCCGAGGTCACCGTTGAAGACGATCGACTGACGAACGGTCACGACTGGTCCACCCCTGATCACCGGCTGATTGACATCATCGAATCCGCGTCGGCTCGACGCGCTCCCGCTTCGCCGCGCCGCGACCGTGAGCCGTCGTGCGCCTGGGCATGACGGGCGATGCTATCACGCGTCTTCCACCCATTTGCCGGACGAGGTGTGCGACAAACCGCTGCTCACGACCGTACGCGACGGCCCGGGTGCGGCAGGTCACGGGCGGTCGGCCGGCTCAGAACAGGCTGAGCGGGTCGATCTGGAGCCGGACCGGGTCCGCCGCCTTGCGGGCGCTGCGCTGCCCGGCGGCCGCGTGCAGCGCACCGGCCAGGGCGGCGGCCCGGGCCCGGGGCACCCGGACCAGCATCCGTTCCCGCCCCTCGTCGGCCGGCACCGGGCCGAGCACCTCGGCACCGTCCGGTAGCCGGGTGCCGGCCAGCAGGTCGGCCACCGCGTCGGCCACGCCGGTGACGCTGGCCATCCGCACCGCCGGCGGGAAGCCCAGCTCGCGGCGCTCGGCCAGTTCGCGGGTGGCGAACCAGGCCGAGTCCCAGCGCAGCAGCGCCTGCACGGGCGCGAGCGCGCCGTCGGCGACCACCACCACCCGGCCGCCGGCCGAGCCGGGCCGGGCCAGCGCGGCGGCGGCCAGCCAGCGGCGCAGCGTCTCCTCCCCGGCCCGCAGGTCGGCCCGGGTGAGCAGGGCCCACGAGTCGAGCAGCAGCACCGCCCCGTAGCCGCCCTCGGCCACCGGCTCCGCGCCCGGGGTGGCGATCACCAGACCGGCGCCGGCCGGCACGGCCGCGAGCACCTCCTCCCGCCCCGAGGTGCGCACCGGCACCCCGGGAAACGCCCGGCCCAGCTCCTCGGCGGTCCGCCGGGCGCCGGTGACCGACGCGCGCAGCCGCCGCCCGCCGCACTCCGGGCAGGCGTACGCGGCGGCGACCCGCCCGCACCAGCGGCAGGCGGGCACCCCGTCGGCCGACGGCAGTCCCAGCGGTCCGGCGCAGTGCGGGCAGCGGGCCGGGGCCCGGCACTCGGCGCAGGCCACCGATGGCAGGTAGCCGCGGCGGGGCACCTGCACCAGAACCGGCAGGTCGGCGCGGAGCGCGTCGCGGGCGGTGGTCCAGGCCAGGCTCGGCAGCCGCGCCGAGGCGGCACCCGGGTCGCGGGCCAGGTGCGGGTCGTCCCCGGTCGGCGCGATCGCCGGCATGCGGGCCCGCACCGTCGCCCGATCGGCGACCACCTCACGGGCCCAGCCGGTCTCCACCAGCAGCTGCGCCTCGGCGGTGCGGGCGTAGCCGCCGACCAGGGCGGCGGTCCCGCCGAGCTGGGCGCGGGTGAGCAGCACCTCCCGGGCGTGCGGGTAGGGCGCCCGAGGCTCGGCGTGCAGGTCGTCCCCGTCGTCCCAGACGGCGACCAGGCCGAGCCGCTCGACCGGGGCGAACATGGCCGCCCGGGTACCGATCACCACGGGTACGTCGCCGCGACGGGCGGCGAGGAAGGCCCGGTAGCGGCGGGCCGGTCCGGCGGCCGCGGAGAGGCAGGCGTGCCGCCCGGGCCCGAGGACGGCGGTCAGGGCGGCGTCGAGCCGGTCCAGGTCCCGGGCGTCGGCCACCACGACCACCGCGCCCCGGCCGCCGGCCACGGTGGCCGCCACGGCGTCGGCGTACCGGTCGGCCCAGTCCTCGCCGGGCAGCGCGGACCAGACGGCCCGGGGCGCCCGGCCGGCGGTGAGGGCCCGCAGGAGAGCCGGCCCGGCCGGGTAGTCGCGCCAGCCACGCGGGTCGACCGGGGCGGCATCGTCCGGGCCGGCGTGCACGGGGACGGTCGCCGGGGTGGCCGGGCCGGCGGCCTCGGCGGACGCCGGAGTGGCGGGACGGGCAGGGCCGGCGGCGGCGGCTGGAGTGGCGGGGTCGGCGGCATCGGCGGACGCCGGGACGGGCGGATCGGCGGCGGCCGGCGGGGTGGCGTCGGCGTCGGCGCCGGCCGCGTCGGTCGCCGTGACGTCCTTCTCGACCCGGGCGTGCCGGGGCGGGACGGCGAGCCGGAGCACGTCGGCGAGGCTGCCGGCGTAGCGGTCGGCGACCGCGCGGGCCAGCTCGGCCACCTCGGGCGCCAGCACCGGCACCGGGGAGACCACCTTCTCCAGGTACGCCAGCTTCGGGTGCGCCGACTCCGCGACGCGCTCCAGCAGCCAGCCGTCGACGAGCTGCCCGGCGAAGCGGACCTTTACCCGCACCCCGGGCCGGGCGTCGGCGTCGAGGGTGTCGGGGACGAGGTAGTCGAAGGGGCGGTCGAGGTGCGGCAGCGGCACGTCCACGCAGACACGAGCGACCGGCGACCCCTCGGCGGGTCGCCGGTCGCCGCGCCTGGTGCCGGTCAGGCTCCCGCGGCCGACTTGAGGTCGGCGGCCCGGTCGGTGCTCTCCCAGGTCAGGTCCGGCAGCTCGCGGCCGAAGTGGCCGTAGGCGGCGGTCTGCTGGTAGATCGGGCGGAGCAGGTTGAGGTCGCGGATGATCGCGGCCGGGCGCAGGTCGAAGACCTCGGCGACGGCCTTCTCGATCGAGGCGACCGGCACGGTCTCGGTGCCGAAGGTCTCGACGAAGAGGCTCACCGGGTGGGCCTTGCCGATCGCGTACGCGACCTGCGCCTCGCAGCGCTCGGCCAGGCCGGCGGCGACCACGTTCTTCGCGACCCAGCGCATCGCGTACGCGGCCGAGCGGTCCACCTTGGAGGGGTCCTTGCCGGAGAACGCGCCGCCGCCGTGGCGGGCGTAGCCGCCGTAGGTGTCGACGATGATCTTCCGGCCGGTGAGGCCGGCGTCGCCCATGGGGCCGCCGATCTCGAAGCGCCCGGTCGGGTTGACCAGCAGCCGGTAGCCCTCGGTGTCCAGGCCGAGGCCCTCCAGCTCCGGGGTGATGACGTGGTCGCGGACGTCCGGCGTGAGCAGCGACTCGAGCGAGATGTCGGCCGCGTGCTGGCTGGAGACCACGACGGTGTCGAGCCGGACGGGGCGCAGCCCGTCGTACTCGATGGTCACCTGGGTCTTGCCGTCGGGCCGCAGGTAGGGGATCGTGCCGTCCTTGCGGACCTGGGCGAGCCGGCGGGCCAGCCGGTGGGCGAGCGCGATCGGCAGCGGCATCAGCTCGGGCGTCTCGGAGCAGGCGAAGCCGAACATCATGCCCTGGTCGCCGGCGCCCTGCGCGTCGAGCGCGCTCTCCGACGAGCCGGTACGCAGCTCGAACGCGTTGTCCACGCCCTGCGCGATGTCCGGCGACTGGGCGCCGATCGACACGCTCACGCCGCAGGAGGCGCCGTCGAAGCCCTTCTTCGACGAGTCGTAGCCGATCGACAGGATGGTGTCCCGCACGATGGTGGGGATGTCGGCGTACGCCTTCGTGGTCACCTCGCCGGCGACGTGCACCTGGCCGGTGGTGATCAGGGTCTCGACCGCCACGCGGCTGTGCGGGTCCTGGGCGAGCAGTGCGTCGAGAATGCCGTCACTGATCTGGTCGGCGATCTTGTCCGGGTGGCCTTCCGTGACCGATTCGGACGTGAAGAGACGTGTCACGGCACTCCTAAGCATGTGAAGACTTTTAAAGGTGCTCGGCGGCAGTTTAGTCACCGTGCTCCCAGGGTGACCCGGGGAACCGGAGAGTGACCAACCGTCAGGACCGCTCCGCCAGCCGGGCGACCACGAGGTCCCAGACGGCGTCGGCCAGGTCCTCCTTGGGCTGCTCGGGCATCCGGTGCACCGACCCGTCCGCCCCGATCACCGTGGCGGCGTTGGTCTCGGCCCCGAAGACCTTGTCCACGCCGACCTCGTTGATCACGATGAGGTCGGCGCGCTTGCGGGCGAGCTTGGCCCGGCCGTTGGCCTCGGCGTCGCCGGTCTCGGCGGCGAAGACCACCAGCACCTGCTCCGGCCGCCGGCGCCGGCCCAGCTCGGCCGCGATGTCCGGGTTGGTGACCAGCTCGATGGTGGGCGCGCTGCCGTCGTCCGACTTCTTGATCTTACCGGGCGCGTACGTCGCCGGCCGGAAATCGGCGGGCGCGGCGGCCATCACCACGGCGT is part of the Micromonospora halotolerans genome and encodes:
- a CDS encoding primosomal protein N', whose translation is MDVPLPHLDRPFDYLVPDTLDADARPGVRVKVRFAGQLVDGWLLERVAESAHPKLAYLEKVVSPVPVLAPEVAELARAVADRYAGSLADVLRLAVPPRHARVEKDVTATDAAGADADATPPAAADPPVPASADAADPATPAAAAGPARPATPASAEAAGPATPATVPVHAGPDDAAPVDPRGWRDYPAGPALLRALTAGRAPRAVWSALPGEDWADRYADAVAATVAGGRGAVVVVADARDLDRLDAALTAVLGPGRHACLSAAAGPARRYRAFLAARRGDVPVVIGTRAAMFAPVERLGLVAVWDDGDDLHAEPRAPYPHAREVLLTRAQLGGTAALVGGYARTAEAQLLVETGWAREVVADRATVRARMPAIAPTGDDPHLARDPGAASARLPSLAWTTARDALRADLPVLVQVPRRGYLPSVACAECRAPARCPHCAGPLGLPSADGVPACRWCGRVAAAYACPECGGRRLRASVTGARRTAEELGRAFPGVPVRTSGREEVLAAVPAGAGLVIATPGAEPVAEGGYGAVLLLDSWALLTRADLRAGEETLRRWLAAAALARPGSAGGRVVVVADGALAPVQALLRWDSAWFATRELAERRELGFPPAVRMASVTGVADAVADLLAGTRLPDGAEVLGPVPADEGRERMLVRVPRARAAALAGALHAAAGQRSARKAADPVRLQIDPLSLF
- the metK gene encoding methionine adenosyltransferase; its protein translation is MTRLFTSESVTEGHPDKIADQISDGILDALLAQDPHSRVAVETLITTGQVHVAGEVTTKAYADIPTIVRDTILSIGYDSSKKGFDGASCGVSVSIGAQSPDIAQGVDNAFELRTGSSESALDAQGAGDQGMMFGFACSETPELMPLPIALAHRLARRLAQVRKDGTIPYLRPDGKTQVTIEYDGLRPVRLDTVVVSSQHAADISLESLLTPDVRDHVITPELEGLGLDTEGYRLLVNPTGRFEIGGPMGDAGLTGRKIIVDTYGGYARHGGGAFSGKDPSKVDRSAAYAMRWVAKNVVAAGLAERCEAQVAYAIGKAHPVSLFVETFGTETVPVASIEKAVAEVFDLRPAAIIRDLNLLRPIYQQTAAYGHFGRELPDLTWESTDRAADLKSAAGA
- a CDS encoding AAA family ATPase; this encodes MTVRQSIVFNGDLGSGKSTVSVEIAKRLGLRRVSVGDLYRQMAQERQMTALQLNLHAELDQAVDGYVDQLQRDIAASGESLVMDSRLAWHFFTDALKVHMITEPTEAARRVLARPSGPAESYTSMEEAKAKLRERSESERNRFIVRYGVDKARLRNYDLVCDTTRATPEQVIQHVIDVYEGRLGADVLRDGQPLLLLDPARVYPTEDIATLRGLWDSEFVGEVAGSGDEALEPLTIGYTGEYFFVVDGHRRLSAALQSGFPLVPARLVAEVDEPVVGGLSAVDFFTAQARPSLIHDWEAAHGLTLPLPEHALLGGDAVLAGEPGTGA